In the genome of Populus trichocarpa isolate Nisqually-1 chromosome 6, P.trichocarpa_v4.1, whole genome shotgun sequence, one region contains:
- the LOC7458463 gene encoding glucan endo-1,3-beta-glucosidase 5 isoform X1 gives MSRLPRTLLYLVFVVILLSGSFPVGESAIGVNWGTISFHRLKPSTVVDLLKDNKIKKVKLFDADPDALTALVGSGIEVMVGIPNEMLAVLSSSTDASDLWVRQNVSRYVVKGGADIRYVAVGNEPFLTSYSGQFQSFVVPALLNLQQSLVKANLAGYVKLVVPCNADAYESSLPSQGAFRPELTQIMTQLVSFLNSNGSPFVVNIYPFLSLYGHSDFPQDYAFFEGSTHPVTDGSNVYYNAFDGNFDTLVSALNKLGYGQMPIVIGEVGWPTDGAFGANLSAARFFNQGLINHVLSNKGTPLRPRVPPVDIYLFSLLDEGAKSVLPGNFERHWGIFSFDGQAKYALNLGLGNRLLKNAKNVEYLPSRWCVADPSKDLTNVANHMRIACSVADCTTLDYGGSCNGIGAKGNISYAFNSYYQLQMQNAQSCDFDGLGMVTFLDPSVGDCRFLVGVTDHKKSIAFRPTHRRTTIWTSILWWVWFFLML, from the exons ATGTCAAGGTTACCAAGAACTCTGCTTTATCTGGTTTTTGTAGTAATATTGCTATCAGGGTCATTTCCAGTGGGAGAATCAGCTATAGGAGTTAATTGGGGGACAATTTCATTTCACAGGTTGAAGCCTTCGACAGTGGTGGATCTGTTGAAAGACAACAAGATAAAGAAAGTGAAGTTGTTTGATGCAGATCCAGATGCGCTAACTGCTTTAGTGGGGAGTGGGATTGAAGTCATGGTTGGGATTCCTAATGAGATGTTGGCTGTTCTTAGCTCTTCAACTGATGCTTCTGATTTGTGGGTTAGGCAGAATGTTTCTAGATATGTTGTTAAAGGTGGTGCTGATATCAG GTATGTTGCCGTGGGAAACGAGCCATTCCTCACAAGTTACTCAGGTCAATTTCAATCTTTTGTTGTCCCTGCTCTGCTCAATCTACAACAGTCTTTGGTCAAAGCAAATCTTGCTGGCTATGTAAAGCTAGTTGTCCCTTGCAACGCTGATGCTTATGAgtcttctcttccttctcaaGGGGCATTCCGACCTGAACTAACTCAAATTATGACTCAACTTGTGTCCTTCCTCAACTCAAATGGCTCACCTTTTGTTGTGAATATCTACCCATTTCTTAGCTTGTATGGGCACTCAGATTTTCCACAAGATTATGCATTCTTTGAGGGGAGTACCCATCCTGTTACAGATGGGTCTAATGTTTACTACAATGCTTTTGATGGGAATTTCGACACTTTAGTTTCAGCACTCAACAAACTTGGATATGGTCAGATGCCCATAGTTATCGGGGAGGTGGGCTGGCCAACTGATGGAGCCTTTGGTGCAAACCTCAGTGCAGCAAGGTTTTTCAACCAGGGGCTCATAAATCATGTCTTGAGTAACAAAGGAACCCCTCTGAGACCACGTGTCCCTCCCGTggatatttatcttttcagCCTACTTGATGAAGGAGCAAAGAGTGTACTTCCTGGAAACTTTGAAAGACACTGGGGGATTTTCTCATTTGATGGCCAGGCTAAATATGCACTGAACCTTGGTTTGGGTAACAGGTTACTAAAGAATGCGAAGAACGTTGAGTATCTCCCATCAAGGTGGTGTGTGGCAGACCCCTCTAAAGATCTGACAAACGTGGCCAACCACATGAGAATTGCCTGCAGTGTTGCAGATTGCACAACACTTGATTATGGTGGATCGTGCAATGGAATTGGGGCAAAAGGAAATATCTCTTATGCATTCAACAGTTACTATCAGCTCCAGATGCAAAATGCACAAAGCTGTGATTTCGATGGGCTTGGGATGGTGACATTTCTAGACCCATCAGTTGGTGATTGCAGGTTTCTTGTTGGAGTGACTGATCATAAGAAATCAATAGCTTTCAGACCAACTCATAGGAGGACCACCATTTGGACTTCTATCCTGTGGTGGGTGTGGTTCTTTCTAATGTTGTAA
- the LOC7458463 gene encoding glucan endo-1,3-beta-glucosidase 6 isoform X2 encodes MSRLKPSTVVDLLKDNKIKKVKLFDADPDALTALVGSGIEVMVGIPNEMLAVLSSSTDASDLWVRQNVSRYVVKGGADIRYVAVGNEPFLTSYSGQFQSFVVPALLNLQQSLVKANLAGYVKLVVPCNADAYESSLPSQGAFRPELTQIMTQLVSFLNSNGSPFVVNIYPFLSLYGHSDFPQDYAFFEGSTHPVTDGSNVYYNAFDGNFDTLVSALNKLGYGQMPIVIGEVGWPTDGAFGANLSAARFFNQGLINHVLSNKGTPLRPRVPPVDIYLFSLLDEGAKSVLPGNFERHWGIFSFDGQAKYALNLGLGNRLLKNAKNVEYLPSRWCVADPSKDLTNVANHMRIACSVADCTTLDYGGSCNGIGAKGNISYAFNSYYQLQMQNAQSCDFDGLGMVTFLDPSVGDCRFLVGVTDHKKSIAFRPTHRRTTIWTSILWWVWFFLML; translated from the exons ATGTCAAG GTTGAAGCCTTCGACAGTGGTGGATCTGTTGAAAGACAACAAGATAAAGAAAGTGAAGTTGTTTGATGCAGATCCAGATGCGCTAACTGCTTTAGTGGGGAGTGGGATTGAAGTCATGGTTGGGATTCCTAATGAGATGTTGGCTGTTCTTAGCTCTTCAACTGATGCTTCTGATTTGTGGGTTAGGCAGAATGTTTCTAGATATGTTGTTAAAGGTGGTGCTGATATCAG GTATGTTGCCGTGGGAAACGAGCCATTCCTCACAAGTTACTCAGGTCAATTTCAATCTTTTGTTGTCCCTGCTCTGCTCAATCTACAACAGTCTTTGGTCAAAGCAAATCTTGCTGGCTATGTAAAGCTAGTTGTCCCTTGCAACGCTGATGCTTATGAgtcttctcttccttctcaaGGGGCATTCCGACCTGAACTAACTCAAATTATGACTCAACTTGTGTCCTTCCTCAACTCAAATGGCTCACCTTTTGTTGTGAATATCTACCCATTTCTTAGCTTGTATGGGCACTCAGATTTTCCACAAGATTATGCATTCTTTGAGGGGAGTACCCATCCTGTTACAGATGGGTCTAATGTTTACTACAATGCTTTTGATGGGAATTTCGACACTTTAGTTTCAGCACTCAACAAACTTGGATATGGTCAGATGCCCATAGTTATCGGGGAGGTGGGCTGGCCAACTGATGGAGCCTTTGGTGCAAACCTCAGTGCAGCAAGGTTTTTCAACCAGGGGCTCATAAATCATGTCTTGAGTAACAAAGGAACCCCTCTGAGACCACGTGTCCCTCCCGTggatatttatcttttcagCCTACTTGATGAAGGAGCAAAGAGTGTACTTCCTGGAAACTTTGAAAGACACTGGGGGATTTTCTCATTTGATGGCCAGGCTAAATATGCACTGAACCTTGGTTTGGGTAACAGGTTACTAAAGAATGCGAAGAACGTTGAGTATCTCCCATCAAGGTGGTGTGTGGCAGACCCCTCTAAAGATCTGACAAACGTGGCCAACCACATGAGAATTGCCTGCAGTGTTGCAGATTGCACAACACTTGATTATGGTGGATCGTGCAATGGAATTGGGGCAAAAGGAAATATCTCTTATGCATTCAACAGTTACTATCAGCTCCAGATGCAAAATGCACAAAGCTGTGATTTCGATGGGCTTGGGATGGTGACATTTCTAGACCCATCAGTTGGTGATTGCAGGTTTCTTGTTGGAGTGACTGATCATAAGAAATCAATAGCTTTCAGACCAACTCATAGGAGGACCACCATTTGGACTTCTATCCTGTGGTGGGTGTGGTTCTTTCTAATGTTGTAA